In Hippea jasoniae, a genomic segment contains:
- a CDS encoding coiled-coil domain-containing protein, producing the protein MSKNVNNQKDEIKDKLPSEIYALFAGIFPSTKYFDAKFDYLQVQIDELRRNQELFRDDLKEFKKDVDYRFAQVDKRFEQVDSRIDELKSDMNSRFEQVDKRFKQVDNRIDELKSDMNSRFEQVDKRIDELKNDMNSRFEQVDKRFDEVNKRFDQIIASIDRLSDKLDKRDIEHRNFTLKMFSISIMISVLGVLGAFLKILGVF; encoded by the coding sequence ATGAGTAAGAATGTGAATAATCAAAAAGATGAGATAAAAGATAAGTTGCCTTCAGAGATATATGCTTTGTTTGCAGGTATATTCCCAAGCACAAAATACTTTGATGCAAAGTTTGATTACTTGCAGGTTCAAATTGATGAGTTAAGAAGAAATCAGGAGTTATTTAGAGATGATTTAAAAGAATTTAAAAAGGATGTGGATTATAGATTTGCACAGGTAGATAAAAGGTTTGAGCAGGTAGATAGCAGAATTGATGAGCTAAAAAGCGATATGAACTCGAGGTTTGAACAGGTAGATAAAAGATTCAAACAAGTAGATAACAGAATTGATGAGTTAAAAAGCGATATGAACTCAAGGTTTGAGCAGGTAGATAAAAGAATTGATGAATTAAAAAATGACATGAACTCACGGTTTGAACAAGTTGATAAAAGATTTGATGAAGTAAATAAAAGATTTGACCAGATAATAGCTTCGATAGATAGGTTATCAGATAAACTTGATAAAAGGGATATTGAGCATAGGAATTTTACATTGAAAATGTTTTCAATCTCAATAATGATATCGGTTCTTGGCGTTTTGGGGGCTTTTTTGAAGATTCTTGGTGTTTTTTAG
- a CDS encoding N-acetyltransferase translates to MEKFERCVIDPSSVIGENTQIGYFTVIGRDVKIGKNCQIDNNVVIHEGTIIGDNVRIDDNTVIGKQPMKSPISATTKKQQLPPAMIADNCLIGTSVVIYAGCKINKNVLVADLSTIRENVEIGEYTIVGRGVAIENFCTIGKRCKLETNVYITAYSEVEDYCFIAPGVLTSNDNYLGRSQKRFKEFGGVKIQKGGRIGVGAVILPNKTIAEDSVVAAGSLLTKDTQPKKIYAGLPAKYFRDVPEDELLENQFSIKR, encoded by the coding sequence ATGGAGAAATTTGAAAGATGCGTTATTGACCCATCAAGTGTGATAGGTGAAAATACACAGATTGGTTATTTTACCGTTATAGGTAGGGATGTAAAGATAGGCAAGAATTGCCAGATAGACAATAATGTTGTTATTCATGAGGGTACAATTATTGGTGATAATGTCAGAATTGATGATAATACCGTTATTGGCAAGCAACCAATGAAATCACCCATTAGTGCAACAACAAAAAAACAGCAACTACCACCAGCAATGATTGCGGATAATTGCTTGATAGGCACATCAGTTGTGATTTATGCTGGTTGCAAGATAAATAAGAATGTGCTTGTAGCAGATCTATCTACCATTAGGGAAAATGTTGAGATAGGCGAATACACGATTGTTGGAAGAGGCGTTGCAATAGAAAACTTCTGCACCATTGGCAAACGATGCAAACTTGAAACAAATGTATATATCACAGCCTACTCTGAAGTTGAGGATTACTGCTTTATAGCTCCAGGTGTTTTAACATCTAACGACAATTATTTAGGCAGAAGTCAAAAAAGGTTTAAAGAATTTGGTGGGGTTAAAATTCAAAAAGGTGGAAGAATAGGTGTTGGTGCGGTTATATTGCCAAACAAGACTATAGCTGAAGACAGCGTGGTTGCCGCTGGAAGCCTTCTTACAAAAGACACTCAACCCAAAAAGATCTATGCAGGCTTACCTGCAAAATACTTTAGAGATGTGCCAGAAGATGAGCTGTTGGAGAATCAATTCAGCATTAAGCGCTAA
- a CDS encoding type II toxin-antitoxin system HicB family antitoxin: MYKETIFIVEEDPEIGFNAKALGFPIFTQGDTMEELKKNIKDAISCYFDEKSEIPKVIRLHMVKEEVLAYA, encoded by the coding sequence ATGTATAAAGAGACAATATTTATTGTTGAAGAAGACCCCGAGATTGGATTTAATGCTAAAGCTTTAGGATTTCCTATTTTTACACAAGGCGATACAATGGAAGAGTTGAAAAAGAATATCAAAGATGCTATTTCTTGCTATTTTGATGAAAAATCTGAAATACCAAAAGTAATTCGTCTTCATATGGTAAAAGAGGAAGTCTTGGCGTATGCTTGA
- the galE gene encoding UDP-glucose 4-epimerase GalE codes for MESVLITGAAGYIGSHLLKLLLEQSDFSITVIDNLSTGFKDTIDTLKHIRDFDFIEADLGNWDEIRGIFKAKHFDAIIHFAASIVVPESVENPLKYYLNNTANTAHLVKLANEFGVKFFIFSSTAAVYGEPDITEIDGGIKEDFKTNPINPYGASKLFSERIIIDAAKANPDFKYVILRYFNVAGASPDLMIGQKTKNATHLIKVASECACGKREKMYIFGDDYPTKDGTCIRDYIHVMDLAKAHINALEYLKTNKSDIFNVGYSKGLSVKEVIETMKRVSGVDFRVEVTERRLGDPAVLIADSTKIKTEMGFKPEYGDIEFICKTAYEWEKKLR; via the coding sequence ATGGAAAGTGTTTTAATAACAGGAGCTGCAGGATACATTGGCTCGCATCTGTTAAAGCTTTTGCTTGAACAAAGCGATTTTTCTATAACGGTAATCGATAATCTATCAACGGGTTTTAAAGATACAATCGATACACTTAAACATATCAGGGATTTTGATTTTATTGAGGCAGATTTGGGCAACTGGGACGAGATAAGAGGGATTTTTAAAGCCAAACATTTTGATGCTATCATACATTTTGCAGCAAGCATAGTTGTGCCAGAAAGTGTTGAAAATCCGCTTAAATATTACTTAAACAACACGGCTAATACTGCACATTTAGTAAAACTTGCAAATGAGTTTGGCGTGAAGTTTTTTATATTTTCATCAACTGCAGCTGTTTATGGTGAACCCGATATTACAGAAATAGATGGTGGTATTAAAGAGGATTTTAAGACAAACCCTATAAATCCGTATGGGGCAAGCAAACTTTTTAGCGAAAGGATTATTATAGATGCAGCAAAAGCCAACCCTGACTTTAAATATGTTATCTTGAGGTATTTTAATGTAGCAGGGGCAAGCCCGGATTTAATGATTGGTCAAAAAACAAAGAACGCAACGCATTTGATAAAGGTGGCAAGTGAATGTGCATGTGGCAAAAGGGAGAAGATGTATATTTTTGGAGATGATTATCCTACAAAGGATGGAACCTGCATCAGAGACTACATACATGTAATGGACCTTGCCAAAGCCCATATCAACGCACTTGAATATCTCAAAACCAACAAAAGCGATATATTTAATGTGGGATACTCCAAAGGGCTGAGCGTAAAAGAGGTGATCGAGACAATGAAAAGGGTTAGTGGTGTGGATTTTAGGGTGGAAGTGACAGAACGCAGATTAGGCGATCCTGCAGTTTTGATAGCAGATAGCACTAAAATAAAAACAGAAATGGGCTTTAAGCCAGAGTATGGCGATATCGAATTTATCTGCAAAACTGCCTATGAGTGGGAGAAGAAACTAAGGTGA
- a CDS encoding MarR family EPS-associated transcriptional regulator, translating into MEQNEIVVKLLSAIKKNPEQSQRSLSKAIGVSVGKVNYVVKELAKKGIIKTERFLNSNNKWQYRYILTPEGIKEKARITREFVKRKMAEYESLLNDD; encoded by the coding sequence ATGGAGCAAAACGAGATAGTTGTAAAACTGCTAAGCGCTATAAAGAAAAACCCCGAGCAATCTCAGAGGAGTTTGTCAAAAGCCATAGGTGTGTCTGTGGGCAAAGTCAATTATGTAGTCAAAGAGCTTGCAAAGAAGGGCATTATAAAAACCGAACGATTTTTGAATTCAAACAACAAATGGCAATACAGATATATCTTAACACCAGAGGGTATTAAGGAGAAGGCAAGGATAACAAGGGAATTTGTTAAGCGCAAGATGGCTGAATATGAAAGTCTGCTAAATGATGATTAA